Proteins found in one uncultured Desulfuromonas sp. genomic segment:
- the plsX gene encoding phosphate acyltransferase PlsX — protein MKSIVIAVDAMGGDNAPAVEVEGAVAAARKWGMAIVLVGDEERIGQALANHDVTGLDIRTHHASEIVTMDDSASDAVRKKKDSSIRVSFDLVKQGQAQAVVSAGNSGATMAAGMFVTKRINGIERPAIATIVPNLKGQSLVLDVGGNVDCKPVHLEHFAIMGHVYVRQIMGKAKPRVGLLSNGSEEKKGNELTRETHRLLKQLDLNYIGYVEGRDVYSGAVDVVVCDGFVGNVVLKVSEGLAEAIGTMLRQELKSRFWARIGYVLSRPAFQAFKKKIDYAEYGGAPLLGIRGTGIICHGGSNVKAMTNAIGQAADSVQKAVNDTLVEQLHELSSHPDAAAVVAVAGSK, from the coding sequence ATGAAATCAATCGTGATTGCGGTTGACGCTATGGGTGGCGACAATGCTCCGGCTGTTGAAGTCGAGGGTGCTGTCGCTGCAGCTCGTAAGTGGGGCATGGCGATTGTTCTGGTCGGCGACGAAGAGCGGATCGGGCAGGCATTGGCAAATCACGATGTGACGGGTCTGGATATCCGGACCCATCATGCCTCTGAAATTGTCACGATGGACGATTCCGCTTCCGATGCAGTCCGGAAGAAAAAGGATTCGTCTATTCGTGTTTCTTTTGATCTGGTGAAACAGGGTCAGGCTCAAGCCGTGGTCAGTGCTGGCAATTCCGGCGCTACGATGGCGGCCGGGATGTTTGTTACTAAGCGCATCAACGGTATTGAGCGTCCGGCAATCGCCACGATTGTGCCCAATCTCAAGGGCCAGTCTCTGGTTCTTGATGTTGGCGGCAATGTCGATTGCAAACCTGTTCATTTGGAGCATTTCGCGATTATGGGTCATGTCTATGTTCGTCAGATCATGGGCAAAGCCAAACCTCGGGTGGGATTACTTTCCAATGGTTCCGAAGAGAAAAAAGGCAACGAACTGACGCGCGAAACCCATCGACTGCTCAAACAACTTGATCTGAACTATATTGGTTACGTTGAGGGGCGTGACGTTTATAGTGGTGCTGTTGATGTTGTTGTTTGTGACGGATTTGTCGGCAATGTGGTTTTAAAGGTCTCGGAAGGACTTGCTGAAGCCATCGGTACGATGTTGCGCCAGGAACTGAAGTCGCGTTTCTGGGCTCGCATCGGCTATGTGTTGTCGCGTCCGGCATTCCAGGCGTTTAAGAAGAAAATTGATTATGCCGAGTATGGTGGTGCACCGCTGTTGGGCATTCGTGGCACAGGGATTATCTGTCACGGTGGTTCCAATGTGAAAGCGATGACCAATGCCATTGGCCAAGCAGCTGACAGTGTTCAGAAAGCCGTCAATGATACGTTGGTTGAACAGCTTCACGAGCTGAGCAGTCATCCCGATGCAGCTGCAGTGGTAGCAGTTGCCGGCAGTAAGTAA
- a CDS encoding beta-ketoacyl-ACP synthase III — MPVKKARIVGTGSYRPERVLTNFELEKMVDTNNEWITARTGIKERRIAADHEMTSDLAVNAARKALEMADTKPEEIDLVIVGTITGDYPWPSTACLVQDKLGAVNAAAWDVSAACSGFVYALASATQYLESGHSKKALVIGAEVLSRIIDWEDRNTCILFGDGAGAVVLEAQDGEQGILSSHLHSDGSYWELLYQPGFGSRNPASVSGIEQRLPFLHMAGNEVFKVAVRSLYDVAIEALDANQMTAKDVDLLFPHQANRRILDAVKKRLKLNDDQMYVNVDMCGNTSGASIPLALDEANRNGQLHEGDILLFDAFGGGFTWGAALVRW, encoded by the coding sequence ATGCCAGTGAAAAAGGCACGTATTGTCGGAACGGGCTCTTATCGGCCTGAAAGGGTCTTAACCAACTTTGAGCTCGAAAAGATGGTTGATACCAATAACGAATGGATCACGGCTCGTACCGGCATTAAAGAGCGACGGATTGCCGCAGACCATGAAATGACCTCGGATCTGGCTGTCAACGCTGCACGCAAAGCGTTGGAGATGGCAGACACAAAACCCGAAGAGATTGATCTGGTGATTGTTGGGACGATTACCGGGGATTATCCCTGGCCGTCCACCGCCTGTCTGGTTCAGGATAAGCTCGGTGCCGTTAATGCGGCAGCCTGGGATGTTTCCGCCGCCTGCAGCGGTTTTGTCTACGCTCTGGCATCCGCAACACAATATCTTGAAAGTGGTCATTCCAAAAAAGCCTTGGTGATCGGTGCCGAAGTTCTCAGTCGTATTATTGATTGGGAAGACCGCAATACCTGTATCCTTTTTGGCGATGGTGCCGGCGCTGTTGTTCTTGAAGCTCAGGACGGGGAGCAGGGCATTTTGTCGAGCCATCTGCACTCTGACGGCTCCTATTGGGAGCTTCTTTATCAGCCTGGTTTCGGATCGCGTAATCCTGCCAGTGTTTCCGGTATTGAACAGCGTCTGCCGTTTCTTCATATGGCAGGGAATGAAGTTTTCAAGGTTGCTGTCCGCTCGCTTTATGATGTTGCGATTGAGGCTCTTGATGCGAACCAGATGACGGCTAAAGATGTTGATCTGTTGTTTCCCCATCAAGCCAATCGTCGCATCCTCGATGCGGTGAAAAAGCGCCTGAAGCTCAATGATGACCAGATGTATGTGAATGTTGATATGTGCGGAAACACCTCCGGCGCATCCATTCCTCTGGCTTTGGATGAAGCCAATCGCAACGGGCAGCTCCACGAAGGCGATATTCTGCTCTTTGATGCTTTTGGTGGCGGTTTTACCTGGGGTGCGGCACTGGTACGCTGGTAA
- the fabD gene encoding ACP S-malonyltransferase, whose translation MLAFIFPGQGAQHAGMGKELSENFSVARDVFEEANDALGFDLAKMCYEGPEEDLKLTANTQPAILTMSIAALRVLQQESDLQADFVAGHSLGEYSALVASGGMTFADAVRTVRQRGTFMQQAVPVGEGAMAAVLGVDGETLEKICADAAGDQIVSPANFNSPGQIVIAGHTAAVERAIALAKENGAKKAMPLPVSAPFHCALMKPAGEQLAGVLDAVTLSALTIPVVTNVEASANSDMARVKSLLVSQVSAPVRWDESVRYMVEQGVERFIEIGPGKVLCGLIKRIERRMPVANIENLASLKAL comes from the coding sequence ATGCTAGCATTTATTTTTCCCGGTCAGGGAGCACAACACGCTGGAATGGGTAAGGAATTGAGTGAAAACTTTTCTGTCGCCCGAGACGTGTTTGAAGAAGCCAATGACGCGCTGGGTTTCGATCTGGCCAAAATGTGTTATGAAGGACCGGAAGAAGATCTGAAACTGACGGCCAATACGCAGCCGGCGATTTTAACCATGAGTATTGCGGCGCTACGCGTGTTGCAGCAGGAGAGTGATCTGCAGGCTGATTTTGTTGCCGGGCATTCACTTGGCGAATATTCGGCTCTTGTTGCATCGGGTGGCATGACGTTTGCCGACGCCGTTCGTACGGTGCGCCAACGCGGTACCTTTATGCAACAGGCTGTTCCTGTCGGCGAAGGTGCCATGGCTGCGGTTTTGGGTGTTGATGGCGAAACTCTGGAAAAAATTTGCGCTGATGCAGCGGGTGATCAGATTGTGTCACCGGCGAATTTTAACAGCCCCGGACAGATTGTTATTGCCGGTCATACGGCCGCCGTTGAACGGGCCATCGCATTGGCCAAGGAAAACGGTGCGAAAAAGGCTATGCCGCTGCCGGTCAGTGCACCGTTCCATTGCGCTTTGATGAAACCGGCTGGTGAGCAACTCGCCGGTGTTCTCGATGCGGTAACACTGTCGGCTCTGACGATTCCAGTGGTCACAAATGTGGAAGCCTCGGCCAATAGTGATATGGCGCGTGTCAAGTCATTGCTGGTTTCTCAAGTGAGTGCTCCGGTGCGCTGGGACGAGTCCGTACGCTATATGGTTGAACAGGGCGTTGAGCGTTTTATCGAGATTGGTCCGGGCAAGGTGTTGTGTGGTCTGATCAAGCGTATTGAGCGCCGCATGCCTGTGGCTAATATTGAAAACCTGGCGTCCCTTAAGGCGCTGTAA
- the fabG gene encoding 3-oxoacyl-[acyl-carrier-protein] reductase — translation MLNDRVAIVTGASRGIGRCIAQYLARQGARIVAVSRKQQDTEALVAEIKGQGGDAISVAADVAVESDVAAMIEAAQEAFGQIDILVNNAGITRDTLLARMKEDDWDAVMNINLKGAFLCTRAAAKVMNKQRYGRIINVTSVVGQMGNIGQANYCASKGGLMGLTRSNARELARRNVTVNAVAPGFIETDMTAELPEKVRTDMAAQIPLGRFGSPEDVAAAVAFLASEQAGYITGHELSVNGGMYM, via the coding sequence ATGCTTAACGATCGCGTGGCCATTGTCACCGGCGCTTCACGAGGAATTGGCCGTTGTATTGCCCAGTACCTGGCTCGTCAAGGCGCACGTATTGTCGCTGTCAGTCGTAAACAGCAGGATACGGAAGCACTGGTCGCGGAAATCAAAGGTCAGGGAGGTGACGCTATCAGCGTTGCGGCGGATGTTGCTGTTGAGAGCGACGTGGCAGCAATGATTGAAGCGGCTCAGGAAGCCTTTGGTCAAATTGATATTCTGGTCAACAATGCCGGGATCACTCGTGATACACTGCTGGCGCGCATGAAGGAAGACGATTGGGATGCGGTGATGAACATCAATCTCAAAGGCGCTTTTTTGTGCACTCGTGCCGCAGCGAAAGTGATGAATAAACAACGCTATGGACGGATTATTAACGTGACATCGGTGGTTGGCCAGATGGGCAACATCGGCCAGGCGAATTATTGTGCCAGTAAAGGCGGTTTGATGGGACTGACCCGTTCCAATGCCCGCGAACTGGCACGGCGTAATGTCACGGTTAATGCCGTAGCACCGGGATTTATCGAAACAGATATGACAGCAGAATTGCCGGAGAAGGTGCGGACCGACATGGCCGCCCAGATCCCTCTGGGCCGTTTTGGCTCACCGGAGGATGTTGCAGCAGCGGTAGCCTTTCTGGCTTCCGAGCAGGCTGGCTACATCACTGGCCACGAGCTGTCTGTTAATGGCGGAATGTATATGTAA
- the acpP gene encoding acyl carrier protein, with the protein MASIEERVQKIVAEQLGVEEDQVTPEASFMDDLGADSLDTVELVMALEEEFDIEISDEDAEKIQTVKDAISYVSNNS; encoded by the coding sequence ATGGCTTCAATCGAGGAAAGAGTACAAAAAATCGTTGCTGAGCAACTGGGTGTTGAAGAAGATCAAGTGACTCCCGAAGCTTCTTTTATGGACGATCTCGGTGCGGATTCTCTGGACACCGTTGAGCTGGTTATGGCTCTGGAAGAGGAATTCGATATTGAAATCTCTGACGAAGACGCAGAGAAAATTCAAACCGTTAAGGACGCTATCTCTTACGTTAGCAATAACTCCTGA
- the fabF gene encoding beta-ketoacyl-ACP synthase II, whose product MRRVVVTGVGAVSSLGTGVDKNWSALTEGQSGIDLITRFDASDLPAQIAGEVKDFVPTDFIDKKEVKKMDLFIQYALAAADMAMSDSGLEITDENAERVGVLVGSGLGGLPAIEKYHDVLNKSGHKRVSPFFIPMLIINLAPGQISIRFGAKGPNVSSVSACATGTHSIGDAYHMIKRGDADAMIAGGSESTITPLGVSGFCVMKALSTRNDDPKAASRPFDKDRDGFVMAEGAGIVILEEYESALKRGAKIYGELCGYGLTSDAYHLTAPAPEGEGAARCMKMAMNGAGVNAEEIDYINAHGTSTPFNDMFETMAIKTALGDHAKSVMVSSTKSMTGHGLGAAGALEAVYCLKAMETGIVPPTINLQNPSEECDLDYVPNTARQADVNVAMSNSLGFGGTNATLLFKKI is encoded by the coding sequence ATGCGTAGAGTAGTTGTGACAGGTGTTGGTGCGGTTTCTTCACTGGGCACTGGAGTGGATAAAAACTGGTCGGCACTGACCGAGGGACAATCCGGAATTGATTTGATTACACGTTTTGATGCGTCGGACCTCCCTGCCCAGATTGCAGGTGAAGTCAAAGACTTTGTGCCCACAGATTTTATCGATAAAAAAGAGGTCAAGAAGATGGACCTCTTCATTCAATATGCCTTGGCCGCAGCCGATATGGCGATGAGCGATTCCGGCCTCGAGATTACCGATGAGAATGCCGAACGCGTTGGCGTTTTGGTTGGGTCAGGACTTGGCGGCCTTCCGGCGATTGAAAAATATCATGATGTGTTGAATAAGAGCGGTCACAAACGTGTTTCGCCGTTTTTTATTCCCATGCTGATCATCAACTTGGCCCCGGGACAGATTTCGATTCGCTTTGGTGCCAAAGGACCCAATGTGTCTTCAGTTAGTGCTTGCGCAACGGGAACTCATTCCATTGGTGATGCTTACCACATGATCAAGCGTGGCGATGCCGATGCCATGATCGCTGGTGGCAGTGAATCGACGATTACTCCGTTGGGTGTTTCCGGTTTCTGTGTCATGAAAGCCTTGTCAACCCGCAATGATGATCCGAAAGCGGCCAGCCGACCGTTTGACAAGGACCGTGATGGGTTTGTCATGGCCGAAGGTGCCGGGATTGTCATACTTGAAGAATATGAGTCGGCCCTGAAGCGTGGTGCCAAAATTTACGGTGAACTGTGCGGTTATGGCCTGACTTCTGACGCGTATCACCTGACGGCTCCGGCTCCAGAGGGCGAGGGCGCAGCACGCTGCATGAAAATGGCCATGAACGGTGCCGGTGTCAATGCTGAAGAGATCGATTACATCAACGCCCATGGCACATCGACGCCGTTTAATGACATGTTTGAAACCATGGCAATCAAAACTGCTCTGGGTGATCATGCCAAATCGGTGATGGTCAGTTCGACCAAGAGTATGACCGGTCACGGACTGGGTGCTGCCGGTGCACTGGAAGCTGTTTACTGTCTGAAGGCGATGGAAACCGGCATTGTTCCGCCGACCATCAACCTGCAGAATCCCTCGGAAGAGTGTGATCTTGATTATGTGCCCAATACAGCGCGGCAGGCCGATGTGAACGTGGCTATGTCCAATTCACTGGGCTTCGGTGGTACCAACGCCACCTTGCTGTTTAAAAAAATCTAA
- the rpiB gene encoding ribose 5-phosphate isomerase B yields the protein MLLIASDHGGLELKQILVEYLKQQGVEVKDLGVHAEDSVDYPDYAALVAEPISKQESDQGILVCGTGIGMSIAANKFPGVRAALAHDEFTAQMAREHNNANILVLGGRVLDPELACRMVSVWYDGAYEGGRHQNRLNKIIQLERHCDADA from the coding sequence ATGCTATTGATTGCCAGTGATCACGGAGGATTGGAACTCAAGCAGATTCTGGTCGAGTATCTCAAGCAGCAGGGCGTCGAAGTCAAAGACCTTGGTGTTCACGCTGAAGATTCTGTTGATTACCCCGACTATGCCGCGCTGGTGGCGGAGCCGATTTCCAAGCAGGAATCTGATCAGGGGATCCTGGTCTGTGGAACCGGAATCGGCATGTCGATCGCAGCGAATAAATTCCCCGGTGTGCGTGCTGCATTGGCCCATGATGAATTTACCGCACAGATGGCCCGTGAGCACAATAATGCCAATATTCTCGTCCTTGGCGGTCGTGTCCTTGACCCTGAGTTGGCCTGTCGGATGGTTTCTGTCTGGTATGATGGTGCCTATGAGGGGGGACGTCATCAGAATCGACTGAATAAAATCATTCAGCTCGAGCGTCACTGCGACGCCGACGCATAA
- the glyA gene encoding serine hydroxymethyltransferase, with product MKTLAQFDPEIAQTIQEETERQEYNLEFIASENFVSEPVLEAQGSIMTNKYAEGYPGKRYYGGCEVVDVAEQLAIDRAKQLFGADHANVQPHSGSQANMAVYFSACQPGDTVLGMNLAHGGHLTHGSPVNFSGKLYNIVPYGVKKETGTIDYNEVESLAMEHKPKLIVVGASAYPRTIDFEAFRQIADKVGAPVMVDMAHIAGLVAAGEHPSPVPHAEFVTTTTHKTLRGPRGGMILCRDEFAKKVNSNIFPGSQGGPLMHVIAAKAVAFKEALDAEFKTYAQQVVLNAKALAAGLLERGYNLVSGGTDNHLILVDLSGTETTGKLAEEALEKAGITVNKNAVPFDTRSPFVTSGFRIGTPATTTRGLKEAEMGKVADWIDRALTNIDNEDALTAIRGEVKELCQQFPLYAHRLK from the coding sequence GTGAAGACTCTTGCCCAATTTGATCCTGAAATCGCTCAGACCATCCAGGAAGAAACAGAGCGTCAAGAATATAATCTCGAATTTATCGCTTCGGAGAACTTTGTCAGTGAGCCGGTGCTGGAAGCCCAGGGCTCCATCATGACCAACAAGTATGCTGAAGGTTACCCCGGCAAGCGCTACTACGGCGGGTGTGAAGTGGTCGATGTTGCTGAGCAACTGGCCATTGACCGTGCCAAGCAATTGTTTGGTGCTGACCATGCCAATGTTCAGCCCCACTCCGGCTCTCAGGCTAACATGGCGGTCTATTTTTCCGCCTGTCAACCGGGAGATACCGTTTTGGGCATGAACCTGGCCCATGGTGGTCATCTGACCCACGGCTCCCCGGTGAATTTCTCCGGCAAGCTGTACAATATTGTGCCCTACGGTGTTAAAAAAGAGACCGGTACCATTGATTACAACGAGGTCGAATCTCTGGCAATGGAGCACAAACCGAAATTGATTGTCGTTGGTGCCAGTGCTTATCCGCGTACCATCGATTTTGAGGCTTTCCGCCAGATTGCGGATAAAGTTGGCGCTCCGGTAATGGTCGATATGGCCCATATTGCCGGACTCGTTGCTGCCGGTGAGCATCCCAGCCCGGTTCCCCATGCTGAATTTGTCACTACAACGACGCATAAAACCCTGCGTGGTCCGCGTGGCGGCATGATTCTGTGTCGCGATGAGTTTGCCAAGAAGGTGAACAGCAATATCTTCCCCGGCAGTCAGGGGGGGCCGCTGATGCACGTGATCGCCGCCAAAGCGGTTGCCTTCAAAGAAGCCTTGGACGCCGAGTTTAAAACCTATGCTCAGCAGGTTGTCCTCAATGCTAAAGCTTTGGCAGCCGGTCTGCTGGAGCGCGGTTATAACCTTGTTTCCGGCGGTACCGATAACCATCTGATTCTGGTTGATCTCAGCGGGACCGAAACCACCGGTAAGCTGGCTGAAGAAGCGTTGGAAAAAGCCGGGATTACGGTGAACAAAAATGCCGTGCCGTTTGACACCCGTTCACCGTTTGTCACCAGTGGTTTCCGTATCGGAACTCCGGCAACCACCACACGTGGCCTTAAAGAAGCGGAAATGGGTAAAGTGGCTGACTGGATCGACCGCGCCTTGACCAACATTGACAATGAAGACGCTCTGACTGCGATTCGCGGTGAAGTAAAAGAGTTGTGCCAGCAGTTTCCTCTTTATGCCCATCGTCTGAAGTAG
- a CDS encoding cytidine/deoxycytidylate deaminase family protein, translated as MTRPSWEDYFMDIARLVASRSTCLRRQVGAVIVKDKNVLTTGYNGTPSGVRHCQETGCLREKMQVPSGQRHELCRGLHAEQNAIIQAAKHGVNISGGTLYCTNAPCVICAKMLINAGLSRIVYLDGYPDELAEELLLESGMEVFEHVSSTDQPCEG; from the coding sequence ATGACTCGTCCGTCGTGGGAAGACTATTTTATGGACATTGCCCGTCTTGTGGCCAGTCGATCGACCTGTTTGCGTCGTCAGGTTGGTGCGGTGATTGTCAAAGATAAAAATGTTCTGACCACCGGATATAACGGCACCCCGTCCGGGGTGCGCCACTGTCAGGAAACCGGGTGCCTGCGGGAAAAAATGCAGGTACCCTCCGGACAGCGCCATGAGTTGTGTCGCGGACTGCATGCTGAACAGAATGCGATTATTCAGGCGGCTAAACATGGGGTCAACATTAGTGGTGGGACGCTCTATTGTACCAATGCTCCGTGTGTGATCTGTGCCAAGATGCTTATCAACGCCGGACTGAGCCGCATTGTTTATCTCGACGGTTATCCCGACGAGTTGGCTGAAGAGCTGCTGCTGGAATCGGGCATGGAAGTTTTTGAACATGTTTCATCGACCGATCAACCTTGCGAGGGCTAG
- the nrdR gene encoding transcriptional regulator NrdR, whose product MKCPFCSCIDTRVVDSRLAKEGNSIRRRRECAECNRRFTTYERVEDILPLVVKKDGRREPFDRQKIISGMQRACEKRPVSIATIEKIVDQMEMEFQECPEREIPASRVGEAVMKALHDLDEVAYVRFASVYRQFKDINEFMQELKDILGNQHDLHSDS is encoded by the coding sequence ATGAAATGTCCATTTTGTTCCTGTATTGATACACGTGTTGTTGATTCCCGTCTGGCAAAAGAGGGAAATAGCATCCGGCGTCGGCGTGAATGCGCAGAGTGCAATCGCCGTTTTACCACCTATGAGCGGGTTGAAGATATTTTGCCGTTGGTGGTTAAAAAAGATGGTCGACGGGAACCGTTTGATCGCCAGAAGATTATTTCCGGTATGCAGCGGGCATGTGAAAAACGGCCCGTGTCTATAGCGACGATTGAGAAGATCGTTGATCAGATGGAGATGGAATTTCAGGAATGCCCTGAGCGGGAAATTCCGGCGAGCCGTGTTGGTGAAGCGGTGATGAAGGCCTTGCACGATCTGGATGAAGTCGCCTACGTGCGCTTCGCTTCGGTGTATCGTCAGTTTAAAGATATCAATGAATTCATGCAGGAGCTGAAGGATATTCTCGGCAACCAGCATGACCTCCATAGCGACTCCTGA
- the ribD gene encoding bifunctional diaminohydroxyphosphoribosylaminopyrimidine deaminase/5-amino-6-(5-phosphoribosylamino)uracil reductase RibD, whose translation MKTQAETHEQFMQIALDLARKALGRTTPNPPVGAVIVRDGQVVGRGFHPKAGEPHAEVFALRDAADQARGADAYVTLEPCSHHGRTPPCCEALIAAGVSRVFVGLIDPNPQVSGQGVERLRAAGVDVEVGVLETPCRRLIAPFIKHMISGRPLFILKSALTLDGRTATRTGHSQWITSARSREHVHHLRDQVDAIMVGSGTALRDNPRLTTRLTPPGHDPIRIVVDSRLQLPETSHLINHQSASPTWVVTVAQADPAKIKALQAHAGVEVVTVAETSAGQVDLHALADMLGQRDIQSVLVEGGSVLNQSLFSAGLIDRVMVYMAPKLLGGNDGFGLFTGQGVDHLDDALQLRDFRVTCLGDDVLLEGEVCSCSPG comes from the coding sequence GTGAAGACTCAGGCTGAAACCCACGAACAATTCATGCAAATTGCATTGGATCTCGCACGTAAGGCGTTGGGGCGAACGACCCCCAATCCCCCCGTTGGGGCCGTCATTGTCCGTGATGGTCAGGTGGTTGGTCGCGGCTTCCATCCCAAAGCAGGTGAGCCGCATGCTGAAGTTTTTGCCCTGCGTGATGCCGCGGATCAAGCCCGTGGTGCCGATGCCTATGTGACCCTTGAGCCCTGTTCCCATCATGGTCGTACCCCTCCCTGTTGTGAGGCCTTGATTGCTGCCGGTGTCAGCCGTGTCTTTGTTGGGCTGATCGATCCCAACCCTCAAGTCAGTGGACAGGGTGTCGAGCGCCTGCGTGCTGCCGGTGTTGACGTAGAAGTGGGGGTTCTCGAAACACCGTGCCGTCGTCTCATTGCCCCGTTTATTAAACATATGATCAGCGGTCGTCCTCTGTTTATCCTCAAGTCAGCTTTGACCTTGGATGGTCGGACCGCGACACGTACCGGCCACTCTCAATGGATTACCAGCGCACGCAGTCGTGAGCATGTCCATCACTTGCGTGATCAGGTGGATGCGATTATGGTTGGTAGTGGCACGGCCTTACGCGACAATCCGCGTCTGACAACCCGACTCACCCCGCCCGGTCACGATCCGATCCGTATTGTTGTTGACTCGCGGTTGCAATTGCCTGAAACGTCGCACCTGATCAACCATCAGTCGGCATCGCCAACCTGGGTGGTCACTGTGGCGCAGGCCGATCCTGCTAAGATCAAAGCGTTGCAGGCGCATGCAGGCGTCGAGGTGGTGACTGTTGCCGAAACCTCAGCCGGACAGGTTGACTTGCATGCCTTGGCTGACATGCTCGGCCAGCGCGATATCCAATCGGTCTTGGTTGAAGGTGGCAGTGTTTTGAACCAGAGCTTATTTTCAGCGGGCTTGATTGATCGGGTGATGGTCTATATGGCTCCGAAATTACTTGGCGGCAACGATGGCTTCGGTCTGTTTACCGGCCAGGGCGTTGATCATTTGGATGATGCTCTGCAGTTGCGTGATTTCCGTGTTACCTGTCTTGGCGACGATGTTCTGTTGGAAGGGGAGGTGTGTTCATGTTCACCGGGTTAA
- a CDS encoding riboflavin synthase, translating into MFTGLIEDIGTVRELRRGASSVQLTVATTLPMDEIALGDSIAVNGICLTVIRYGSGVFVADVSPETLECTNLGAVSPGSQVNLERALQLSDRLGGHLVSGHVDDVATVVERRRDGNAIRFTFRLAAHTLRYVVAKGSITIDGISLTVNEVTEETFSVAIIPHSLEKTTLKNVQVGGRVNIETDIIARYVEKLLGQGSATQEGSLTLEHLARNGFM; encoded by the coding sequence ATGTTCACCGGGTTAATTGAAGATATCGGCACCGTCCGAGAGTTGCGCCGTGGGGCTTCCAGTGTTCAACTGACGGTGGCCACGACCCTTCCTATGGACGAGATTGCTTTGGGCGACAGTATAGCCGTTAATGGCATTTGCCTGACGGTGATCCGCTACGGCAGCGGTGTTTTTGTTGCCGATGTCTCTCCTGAAACACTTGAATGCACTAACCTTGGCGCTGTTTCACCCGGTTCACAGGTGAACCTCGAACGTGCATTACAGCTCAGTGATCGACTTGGGGGCCATCTGGTCAGCGGCCATGTTGATGATGTGGCTACTGTGGTTGAGCGACGCCGGGATGGTAACGCCATCCGTTTTACCTTTCGCCTTGCCGCACACACGTTGCGTTATGTGGTAGCAAAAGGATCAATTACTATTGACGGCATCAGTTTGACGGTTAATGAGGTAACGGAAGAGACCTTCTCAGTGGCAATTATTCCGCACAGCCTGGAGAAAACGACGCTGAAAAATGTACAAGTGGGTGGACGAGTCAACATCGAAACGGATATCATCGCTCGATATGTTGAAAAACTTCTTGGTCAGGGGTCTGCAACGCAGGAGGGTTCCCTGACGTTGGAACATCTGGCCCGTAACGGGTTCATGTAA